A window of the Lactuca sativa cultivar Salinas chromosome 5, Lsat_Salinas_v11, whole genome shotgun sequence genome harbors these coding sequences:
- the LOC111894341 gene encoding glutathione S-transferase T2-like, whose amino-acid sequence MESEARNADQITSKWRDIRLKCTDFGGIYNNLLNIRKSGSNDFDVFKAAMDQYEKTTPTRKAFPYMKPWLKLKDSPKWKEQTEGSSQSSSSKRSRNPDGASQQSDGRTHIDINDDPIDLETDQPLPRPVGRNKAKKAASTSSNSSVMDMFGDKFDRYVQLQETKAEVMTRMEQKMIEAQTSFQEAQETLHTKTDMEILKMKADDLEGEDLELFLAMKESVRARRRRRG is encoded by the coding sequence ATGGAAAGTGAAGCTCGAAATGCCGATCAAATTACGTCGAAATGGCGAGATATTCGATTAAAATGCACCGATTTTGGAGGAATCTACAACAATCTCCTAAACATACGCAAAAGCGGCTCgaacgattttgatgttttcaaggcggCCATGGACCAATATGAAAAAACAACGCCTACACGCAAAGCTTTTCCGTATATGAAGCCGTGGCTAAAATTGAAAGACTCCCCAAAATGGAAAGAGCAAACGGAAGGAAGTTCCCAATCTTCCAGTTCAAAGCGTTCGAGAAACCCCGATGGAGCTTCTCAACAATCGGACGGCCGAACACACATCGACATCAACGACGATCCGATAGATCTTGAAACCGACCAACCTCTTCCTCGGCCCGttggaagaaataaagcaaaaaaagCGGCGTCAACATCTTCGAATTCTAGTGTTATGGATATGTTCGGCGATAAATTTGATCGATATGTGCAGCTTCAGGAAACGAAGGCCGAGGTGATGACTCGGATGGAACAAAAAATGATCGAAGCACAAACATCATTTCAAGAGGCACAAGAGACACTCCATACAAAAACCGATATGGAAATCTTGAAAATGAAAGCGGACGACCTTGAGGGCGAAGACTTGGAACTTTTTCTAGCAATGAAAGAGTCGGTTCGAGCCCGACGTAGGCGTAGGGGGTAG